Below is a genomic region from Molothrus aeneus isolate 106 chromosome 5, BPBGC_Maene_1.0, whole genome shotgun sequence.
GCTCCAAAGTGTTTGTGCACACTTGCAATCCTCCTGCACTTTTAGAAAATAATGTAGCAGGATCAGGAATGGAGACTGTAAATCATTTTTGACAGCTACCTGGGAAACATTCCCTTTGTCAGACCATCAGAACACGCTATGGCACAGACAGTCTCCAATTATTAAACGGGACAGATATAAACTAGCAAACATGCTAGTCTACAGAGCTGTTTAGACCATCATTGTAGATGTATCCCCACCCCTGCACTGAGAATTATCTGCAGCTGGTATCAAAGCTTCtgttaaacaaaacaaaacaaatccaatGTTTTTAGTTTAATagactgaacaaaaaaaaaaaaaaaaaaaaaaaaaaaaaaaaaaaaaaaaaaaaaaaaagtaaaaaaaaaaaaaataaaaatcagtgcaGAGAGAGGACCTCACTCCAGGGAATTATCACAAAGAAGTCATTACGGGACTCAGAACTTACCTGCAAGAAGCTTTTTTGAAACCAATGTTCCATTAGGAAGAGGGAAAGCCCTGGTGACTCAGCCAAAAGGCGCGCGCCCCTGTTTTATGTTATTTAGGTAGAAGCCTTCACTTTCCAGGATCTTGGAGGAAGTCGTCCAGAAGTTTGCCAGTTAAGTGACTTACTTTAAGCAGCAAACTCAGGGCCCCAAAACAAGTAGAGATGTTGTTCAGTAACAAGAAACAGACTCTGATACCTTTCCCCCTTAGCTTGGGTGAAGTGGAGGATGGAAAGTGAGGAGACTGTTTTCTGAAGTGTTATCCAATTGAGTAGTTTTGGGGGAGAGTGTtggtttttgttgattttttttttgagggggttgAGGCTGTTTTAAATGTCTAGGCAAGATGCACAAAGAAGCTACCAGCACATAGCAAGCCTGTTTAAAAAATGCTGCTAGACAAAGCAGCTCTCTTTCATATAAACTGGTTTCAGGCCTCAGTCCCTTCTCCCAACAGGCCCAAGCTCTAACTGCACAGGTCCAGACATGACCCTAGAGGGCAGAGACTGAAGTCCATATAATCACTTCCTGAGGAAGTGCTGGACATTTTTTgaggggggaggggaaggaggggtgAAGGTTGTGTGAACAGAGGCTGCCACGTCTGTTAATGCTGTTAATGGTCTGCCTGTATTAAAGTGACCGTAtgatgcacagcacagccacccttTCAGCATACAAAGAGAGCTCAGCTAACTGAGGCTTTTAACAAACTAGATTCTCTGAGTTAAATCTCCACCCATTTGCAGTCATTTTGTCTAGAATTTACTACAATGAGACATTGACTCTCAAGCAGTTTATCGTCTACCACACTCAGGGTGGGCAGAGTATTCAACATCTGTTATTAAACTCAGAGCACTTCAGCAGCCATCCTCCTCTTCTAGGGTGGGCAGATGCATAAGGACTGTGCTCAGCACATGGTGTTTCACAACACAAATATGCTTATTATAAAAGGGGGCACAACTGATGCATCCAGACAGATCATTTTCATGCCACCAGAACACAGCTGTGTGATTTTGATTCAATTACACATCTGGGTAACAAGATGTTTAAGGCCATATATCATCTCAGTGGTCCTGCCTAGAAGGAacacagaggaggagggaaggttACATGTCAAGAGCAAAGATCTGGAGCAGTGCTTTCTCAGATGTGAATACATCTGCAGGGTAAACATGCATGTACACTGGGGTTGGTATGTTCAAATCTGTGGTGTGCCATACAGGGAGAATATTCGCTATTTGCTGTCGAAATGCTCTCCCACAGCTTCCTACTTGAACTTTATCTAACACGCTCTGAACTGAGAGCAATCCATCCCTAGCATCCAGCAACAAAAGCTGGATTTGGGGAAGAAGTGAGTGTGGTGGAAGGGTTGGGTTGCATAATTGGACGTCTCTTCTCCCTCTTGGCGATCGATTGGTCATGCCTAGGCCTTGCTGCAGACCAAAGCCTGTTCATTAGGAGCAGGAAGAGACTTtgaatatgaaagaaaaaaaaaagattaatgtTAAAAAACGTATTTCACATGTGGGGGAAAATCAcgctttgaattttttttttttttaagaaacgtTTTTCAgtccaaagaagaaaaatatgcagCAGTAGGCAAGAGTGGTCTATGTGTACAAACCTAGCCCACGAGATGCAACGTCGGTAGCAATGAGGATAGGAGCCTTTCCAGAACGAAACTCTGTAAAACAAAGCACGCTATGAAATAAGATTTTCCAAAATGATAAAAGTTACCTGAATTTGATTTACATTAAATGCTCATTTTCCAGAAGATAGATAAGGTGGGTCAATTCCAGAAACACCCACAAGTCAGGATATAATGCCTCACCGATTTTTCAAAATCCAGCTGTGTTAAGCAATTTTCCCACTTGttttatcaaaacaaacaaaaaaaggaacaagTACTGAAATTAAGAGCACAAAGGCAAGAGAAGTCCTTTTACAGGTGTCTATTTGGTCTAgagataaaaaccaaaacaaaccaaaccaattaaaaaaccaaaaaaccccaaccaaacaaaaaaaatccaaaacaaaacaatgaaccaaaaaaaaaacctccaccaaaaaaaaaaaaatccacaccaGAGAAAAACATGTCTAGGTAAATTAAGTACAGCAGCCCAAGTTATTCTCCTGTCAGTGATGGACTCACCATTAAGCACCCAATCTCTTTCTGGCTGACTCTTGTCTCCATGGATACACATAGCTGGCCAACTGCCAAACAGAGATGTACATTAGTATAGATAGAAAGTACATACATTAAAGGAAACAGGAAGCTTTACTGGCATTTtgtttaaaagggaaaaactgTAAGatttgagaaatattttgttctttggCCTCTAGCCACCCAGCATGTGTACTGTAAACCCACTACCTACATAAACAACCATTTAAACAAAATCACGTTTGCTATATTGACACAGTCTCCATCAGCATATCAGGATTCTGATACACTAAAAAAGCTGCACCACTTAGAAACACTCTCTCTTGTACTAATGCTTTGATGAAGTGGAATCTTTTGAGAAACAATGACTGAATTCAGCCCAGAAAATAATGGATAGGTTGCTCCCAACAAGAGCATGGTAAACATTTAAATCTTACTGCTTTTGATTACAATTTTTGTTTCCCACTAGGAAAAAAgtggaggaaggggagaagcTAATCACCCATCTCTGCGCATCCTTCGAGTGAGATCATCACATCGCCTCTTTGTCTCCACAAAGATGATagtcttgttttccttctctgccatGATTTCTTCCATCAGCTGTATAAGTCTAAAACAGACATGAGAGCCAAGATGTTTAGCCACACATACCAGAATACAGGATCTCTCTCCCAAGAGACATTGAGGACATACACAACACACATCCATGTAAGTTAGTCAGTATCACACACAATTTCTGCTGGTTTACAGAGGTATGGTCAAAATATACACCAGAAAATAGTTAATTACAGGACTGACTTACTTTGTAACACTCAAAGGTTAAATAGTAGTACAAATAACTTCACTATTTAGAATTCCTAGAAGTCTTACAAAGCATTGCAGACTTTGAAGGACaaccaaagaaagcaaaatggtGGGAACACCAGCTTACTTATGGTCTTTCTCGCTTTCCATGCATACATCCACTATCTGCAGGATATTGTGGTTGGCACTCAGCTCCAAGTTTCCCACGTTGATCTGAACATAGTCCTGCAGGAAGTCCTCAGCAAGCTGGCGCACTTCTTTAGGCCAGGTGGCACTCCACATCAGAGTCTGGCGGTCAGGCtaaggagaagggaaaacagATCTGTTTACAGTACTAGAtttcaaacaggaaaacaaaggagaCTGTCCCTCTAAAAGAATCACGCACTCTTATCTGGTCAACAATTTTACGAATTTGTGGTTCAAATCCCATGTCCAACATTCTGTCAGCTTCATCCAGCACCAGATATGTACAGCGACGAAGGTTGGTCTTCCCAGCCTCAAGGAAGTCAATCAAGCGACCTGGTGTAGCAATGCAGATCTCCACACCTTCAGAAGAGAATAAGGAAAAAGAGTAAGGCTCTTCATTTGAATGTCAACTGGTATTTTTAGTCAGAATGAATCACCTTCCAAagcaaaattgttttaaaaaaaaaaaagcaccaccCTCATTCGTACCCAAGACTGAGTCATTTCAGTAGAAGCCCTAGTTCTGTTTAATATGTTTTCCATTCTGAAATTACTGTTACAGTGCCATTAGAATAATAAATGCAGTACAGAAACTAAAAGGTTACTACCAGAGAACACCTGTGAAGAGCTGTTCAAAAATCACAAATGAAGTAAGCTTCTACTCAAGCCTGAACCACCTTCATCCAGATTTACACAGTCTAGAGACATGTCATTTTCAAACACGAAGTGCTCTTCTTGCTGTATGGGTCAAATTaccttcactttttttttttaatatataaagcCAAAGCATGGACTTTAATACTGAGCAATTATGCACCAACAGTGAGAGACAACGGTCTTACCAACATTTGTGGGATAAGAAGAGAGTTCAAATATTCCTAACTAACACCAAGTTGGGTGATTTACACACTCCTTAAAAGAAAGGCCTGGTTTCCACCAATTCCCAAATTTTACAGGTGAGTATTCCAGTGTCACTGAAATGTCCACAGAAGGTTAAGTTTCAGGAAGAGGCATGAAAAGGATTTTCTTCTTACGCAGAATATCTATTTTACAGCACTCCAGAAAGGTGTGCAAAAACCCAGCACGCTGATCCTTCCAAGGATTCTTTATGAAACCTTGGACTCTGCCACTGAAGATGCTGGGCTTGAGCTGGAAAGCAACTCTTTTCTTGAACAGAGATATCCCACAGACTTCCACCATACATGCTTTTCTCCCACTACTGCAGTTTGCAATAAGGACCCTGTGAACTGCAGTGGTAAGCcaaattttctgatttcttgAATAGATCTGTTTGTGTATCTGCCTTGATAAcaattcttccattttttcacATAACACCATTACATTTTATATCTGGTGAAGATGAAAGCCATCAGCAGATTGCTGAATTTGAAATTATGGATCACTAAAGCACTACCACATTAGAGTGGTTGCTTACAGCGTACATAGTGCTTAGTGCTtaagaacaatttaaaaaaaacaaacaacaaaaactacAAACAAAACCTGTGACCAAAGCAAAACCACTCACTGTTCCTGCTGTCCAAAGAAGCATCTATATATTCAGAAACAAAGTTTGATTATTTGAATGAATATAGGCAGAAAACTTGAAATCTGCtttaagaaaaaatctttccttaaaCACGCTGGTATTGCATTTCCTTAAAATaacctgttttctttctgtgaagtTTTCTCTTTCTACACCCTGATGATCTTCAAAAGTAGAATGTTCaaagagcaaacaaaaagaaaatctaatATCCAAGTCACTATACAGCAAATAGAACTACCTCATGAACTATCACTGTAACTGGAAAATGAGGCACTCATTCACTCTCACCCCCTTCCAGACAGGTTTtgagaagttttatttttacagagaCTTTACAATACCGCTCCTCCTGCAAGCACCCGTTTTAAAATTACCTCTTTCTAAATCTCTGATCTGGGGGCCTTTGGGTGCTCCTCCATATATGCAGGTACTCTTCAGCCTTGAACATTTGCCATAATCATCAGCCACCTGCTGCACTTGCTGGGCCAACTCTCTAGTAGGTGCCAGAACCAGACACTGCAAAAGGAAATGATTCAGGAAGAGTCAAGCTGCATCCACATCCCTAACATAAAACCATAAGCAAAGTTGGACCATCTGCTCTTTATTAgttaaaacatttaaacatcTTTAGACAACGTCAGCATTTGCACAGAATTTCAACTGAGTGGGATGCTCACATTGTGATAGTAAAAATTCCTATTCTGATAGGAACAGGATAGGAAAAACTACTATTCTAATACATCAATTAAATAAAGCACCATCTCATTAACAATGTCATGCCACACATGCAAAAAGGAAGAGAATCAACAAGCACTTACAATTGGGCCATCCCCCCTCTCCAAATATGGCTGGTGGTTGATGTGAACAATTGCAGGCAACAAGTactaaaacagaagaaaacagtattttttttgtgATTCTGCAAAACCAAATACCTGCATTTATCAAGCAGAACAGAAGATTTTCAGAGCTGCATCCACTTCGGCATGAGCACAAAAATTGGCTGCTCAGCACCTCTGAAAGGAAGGCTCACTTAAATTTGGAGTGTAAGTTAGCAGAATTGAGTATAAGAATGATTATCTTAGCCAATGTTTTCCATAAAggataaaaatactttttaactCTGCAGTTAAAACTAATGTCTGTGCTTAAATTcaaccattttttattttaacctgTGTAGTTTATAAAACAAGTGTGCTAAAGAGAACATCCTGGTTTTTAAATCATAATGTAAGCATAGACCAAAGAGAACTGACTTAGCATCCAAATAGGAAGATGCACAAAACACACACCTGTGAATACAACAAGCTTGTAGCTGAGCTGAAACTCAAGTGTCCCCCATAATGCAATACaagaagctttaaaaatgtaatcaTCCCACTGCTAGTACTGGGAAGGCAAAAGCTAACTCATAGGTAATTTCTACCAGGTAACCAGGAAAGCtagctgaagaaataaaagggaaaggTACGCACTGCTAGTGTCTTCCCAGAGCCGGTCTGTGCAATGCCCACCATGTCACGGCCACTGAGGGCTAGTGGAAAGCCTTGGCACTGAATCGGAGTGGGCTCTGTGAAGTTCTGGTCCATCAAGGCATCCATCACATACTCTTCAGAATTcaagaaaagaataaatttttttaaaggataacTGAGGTTTTGGAGAACCTTTTAGAGAACAGAATCAGTAACTGTTTAGGTATTTTCTGAGCAATCTTCATGATGTTAAAGATGGCAAAACTACTTACGCGGAAAGCTACACTGGTGGAAGGCAAACACCGGCTTGGGGCAGCCCTCCATCCCCCGAATTGTTATCTCCTTCTTCCTTCGCAACTCTTCAACTTCATActatttatgaaaaaaagaaaaaaaaaaaagtcagatatCAGCAGGGACTTAAAGTGCATGTTTCTAACTACTATCTATCTTCTCACCTCTGGACAACAGCTTTGTTAGAGAACTAAATTCAAACAGAGTTCTAGAAAACACTGCTTTCCTAAAGACTTAAAGTCTGAGTTATTGTACAGATTCTCTGATATTCAGAGGTATGAGCTCTCTACATAGCCTAGAAGGACAAATGTCAATCTCTTCTTACAACCAATCCTTCTAAATGAAAGGTATgttaaaggaatattttcagaaattgcaCTTTTTCCGGAAGCTAGAAATGACCAACAGCTTGAGAAATGATTAGAAACAGAGGATAAGAAATATGCTTTACGTGACAGTGCTAAGAATTAAGCAAACTAAATAGGTCCTAATATACCATGAACAGAAGGCCAGGCAGTCCTTCTCCTTCAATTAACACATTCCAGAGGCAGATAAATACAGAGTTCTTGCTGGATAACTTGCAACTCAAATGTTGCTTGGAATGTTTCAGATAATGAAAGAAGCTCTGACGACATCAAAATGATACCCTAGGACCTCACCACTCTTATAAGGAACTTCTtgtaatatttctgaaatatgtAGACAAGCACAATTTCAGGATtagaaaaagtgttttatttttgtctagGTTATCTTGCAAATCCAACTGCCCTTTGCAACATTCTTCTGACAATTCATGACCTTATTGTGATGCTTATTAGAAATCAATAGAGACATATGAATACCAAATATGCACTTTATCCAAAGCAATAGATTCAGTATTTCTGAGAATCCCTTGAGCTtgaattaaaagggaaaaaaagaaaataacttccGGGGAAAACGTGAAAATCCTTTTAGCTGGCTAAGCCAAAGGCAGCTACAGCAGCTGATGCAAACCATGGTTCAGTAGCTCAAGTTGTGGTATCTTCAGGAAGTTAATACCCCTTTCAATTTCTTTATGCCATATCCATATTTCACACAAGAATTTGTAAGTCTATGCAATCAGATAAtgacattttgtttgtttgctgccGCATGTTAAGAACAAAATCTTTAATTTCtaattataaaaatacattgcACTAGAGAGTAGAAGACTAGACTCAAGTTCAGTAGGAAAGGAAGATTTCTTATCTACAGAGTGAACACAGAGTACTGCACCTGGCTTTGAGCCCCCTGTGTGAGAAGGACATGGTTTTAACAAGGCATGTCCAATTATGGGGGAAAGCTGGAGGCTACACTACAGGCCATATGAAGACATACTGGGAGGAGCACTGGATTTGTTTAGCTTGGGAAAGATTGGGCTAACAGTGACCTTTAACTGCTACTTTAACTACTTGATGGGTCACTAGAGGAAAGATGTTCAAAATCTCAGAGGAGAAACATTAAGCCCTGAGACAGCCACCCAGAGAGGATATAAATTCTCCTCATCTCTGGGGATATTCAAACTCAAAAGGACAAGGCACTAAGCAACCTGCTCTAGTTCTACCATTAGTGCTGCTCTAAGCAGAGGATTAGACTAGAGATGCCCCCAAGGCCTCTTTCAGCTCAAATTACTCTTATGACAAAATATTACTTTCAAAcctttttcatgtatttttgtCACTTTTAGTTCATTATCTTACATTTTTCCAGGGCTTCTCCAGGACTGTAATTCTCTAAGTTTTATCTCCACTGACAAATCACTAGACCAGACAAGCATTATAAAAAAGACACATTACAAATGACAAAACATAAACTATCTCATATAAAAGGAACCAAGAAGAGAAGCATATCTTTTGCTAATGTTAAATAGTAAAGGCAACTAGAACCAGTATCCAGCAGAGTACACATGCCAAATAAGCTTAATGAAGAGTCAGCTCTACTTTACATGCTGTCCCAGACTTCCTAGGACAAGTTTTTCAGCTTGTGACATTTTCTGCTGTAGACAACATAGCACTTACTGGAGTAAGCCTGGCCACTTCCGGATGTTCCACATAAAAATTCTTCTCAAACTTGGGCAGTTcatttaaatcccattttttcttaCGCAAACGTTCCCCTGGATTACCAAATTTCTTTGGAGGGAGAGGACCTCCACGACTTGCTCCAAACCTGTG
It encodes:
- the DDX17 gene encoding probable ATP-dependent RNA helicase DDX17, yielding MRGFGDRGRDRDRGGFGASRGGPLPPKKFGNPGERLRKKKWDLNELPKFEKNFYVEHPEVARLTPYEVEELRRKKEITIRGMEGCPKPVFAFHQCSFPQYVMDALMDQNFTEPTPIQCQGFPLALSGRDMVGIAQTGSGKTLAYLLPAIVHINHQPYLERGDGPICLVLAPTRELAQQVQQVADDYGKCSRLKSTCIYGGAPKGPQIRDLERGVEICIATPGRLIDFLEAGKTNLRRCTYLVLDEADRMLDMGFEPQIRKIVDQIRPDRQTLMWSATWPKEVRQLAEDFLQDYVQINVGNLELSANHNILQIVDVCMESEKDHKLIQLMEEIMAEKENKTIIFVETKRRCDDLTRRMRRDGWPAMCIHGDKSQPERDWVLNEFRSGKAPILIATDVASRGLDVEDVKFVINYDYPNSSEDYVHRIGRTARSTNKGTAYTFFTPGNLKQARELIKVLEEANQAINPKLMQLVDHRGGGGGGGGGRSRYRTSSSVNNPNLMYQEECDRRLRGVKEGRRDSGGFRDRERGESFANGANKTYGSAYGSPNSAFGAAQSQYGYAQGSYGAAAYGTSGYGTAEYSASGYGASTTAATAGRTSQSTTQQQYAGMVGRSGQQPQPLMSQQFPQPPATNVMGYMGQTATYQYPPPPPPPPPSRK